In Halichondria panicea chromosome 13, odHalPani1.1, whole genome shotgun sequence, one genomic interval encodes:
- the LOC135347102 gene encoding GATOR2 complex protein WDR59-like, translated as MWLKKRCCTELPRVAGKHFRCGLHWKESCSGSAWRNVSHRCSQKWLAVVNLDQPEEYSEPKAVRKLGRQNKYEIKAVLWNPHLVKEDLLASTCQQKLEVWNVNAERHPLVHSLKAHTRPVRI; from the exons ATGTGGCTGAAGAAGAGGTGTTGTACTGAGCTTCCCAGAGTGGCAG GCAAACACTTTCGCTGTGGACTGCACTGGAAAGAGAGTTGTTCTGGCAGT GCATGGCGTAATGTTAGTCATCGTTGCAGTCAGAAGTGGTTAGCTGTGGTCAATTTAGATCAACCTGAGGAGTACAGTGAACCCAAGGCTGTCAGGAAACTAGGGAGACAGAACAAGTACGAGATCAAGGCAGTGTTGTGGAACCCTCACCTGGTGAAGGAGGACTTACTGGCCTCCacc TGCCAGCAGAAGCTGGAGGTCTGGAATGTGAATGCTGAGAGACATCCTCTGGTACACTCCCTCAAGGCACACACTCGACCAGTCAG GATATAA
- the LOC135347094 gene encoding 1,25-dihydroxyvitamin D(3) 24-hydroxylase, mitochondrial-like: MLSFLKQWPMPMPTTRLAVRCVTTSSHSKQQAATRPQQAKPFNSIPGPKPLPLLGNLLDIVRVRRRGQRFSDFHYEGLEKYGGIMKLLLPGAGTMVVVADPDVLEEVLRAEGKYPKRDTSVGPKMKWFFEQSGKPPGFTSLDGEDWKRERVAASKQVLPRNVNSYIEGLNPIYTRFSDHLRSVRNEDGLIENFTPLAKKITMEATGKFVFGADLDLLVNPKEEDVKFLDNVDRLFEGIGRLINEPALYKIYKNKFYYSFMDAIKGTFSHGSKYATDLQKELDRGESSEVQGMLEQWLREKKMSTEEAVSLSASMLIAGIHTTANQSIFLLFELANNPEVQERLYQEIQSVVGERPPTAQDLEAMPYLRGCIKESFRVRSTAPGLPRVLNEDAIIHGYHVPAGVTLFYSSYTAAKSDKIFEEPSKFKPERWMRNDGPQQHPFSILPFGFGPRQCYGKRFAELEMKLFMVDIARNFILKAGQEDMKMLEHALVTPQEDVPLYFIDRN; this comes from the exons ATGCTTTCCTTTCTCAAGCAATGGCCCATGCCGATGCCAACCACCAGGCTTGCTGTGAGATGTGTGACTACAAGTTCACATTCCAAGCAACAAGCTGCTACAAGACCACAACAAGCCAAACCATTCAACTCAATCCCAGGACCCAAGCCTCTGCCATTACTGGGGAATCTGCTGGATATAGTGAGAGTACGGAGGAGAGGGCAAAGGTTTTCTGATTTTCATTATGAGGGTCTGGAAAAGTACGGAGGAATCATGAAGCTGCTTCTACCAG GTGCTGGTACCATGGTGGTAGTGGCTGATCCTGATGTATTGGAGGAGGTGCTCAGAGCTGAAGGAAAGTACCCGAAAAGGGATACGTCAGTTGGCCCTAAGATGAAATGGTTTTTCGAGCAATCTGGAAAACCACCTGGATTTACAAGTCT ggaTGGTGAAGATTGGAAGAGAGAGCGTGTTGCAGCTAGCAAGCAAGTACTGCCCCGGAATGTGAACAGCTACATTGAGGGCCTGAACCCTATCTACACTCGATTCTCTGACCACCTGAGGAGCGTAAGAAATGAAGATGGTTTGATTGAGAATTTCACTCCACTCGCTAAAAAGATAACAATGGAAG CTACTGGAAAATTTGTGTTTGGTGCTGATCTGGACCTGCTAGTTAATCCAAAAGAGGAAGATGTAAAGTTTCTTGACAATGTCGACCGGCTTTTCGAAGGCATTGGAAGACTGATCAACGAGCCAGCTCTGTACAAGATTTACAAGAACAAGTTTTACTACTCATTCATGGATGCGATAAAG GGGACCTTTTCACATGGTAGCAAGTACGCTACCGACTTGCAAAAGGAGCTGGACAGAGGTGAGAGCAGTGAAGTACAGGGGATGCTGGAGCAATGGCTGAGAGAGAAGAAGATGTCCACTGAAGAAGCTGTGTCACTGTCAGCTTCAATGCTGATTGCTGGTATCCACACG ACCGCTAATCAGTCTATATTCCTCCTGTTTGAGTTGGCTAATAACCCTGAGGTCCAGGAGCGGCTATACCAGGAAATACAGAGTGTAGTGGGGGAGCGACCTCCCACAGCTCAGGACCTAGAGGCAATGCCCTACCTCAGAGGATGCATCAAGGAGAGCTTCAG AGTCAGATCCACAGCACCAGGTTTACCCCGTGTTTTGAATGAGGATGCCATCATCCATGGTTACCATGTGCCTGCCGGG GTGACTTTGTTCTACTCGAGTTACACGGCTGCAAAGAGTGACAAAATATTTGAGGAGCCATCAAAGTTCAAGCCAGAGAGGTGGATGAGAAATGATGGACCACAGCAGCATCCCTTCTCAATACTGCCATTTGGGTTTGGACCCAGACAATGTTATG GAAAAAGGTTTGCAGAACTTGAAATGAAACTCTTCATGGTTGAC ATTGCTCGAAATTTCATACTGAAGGCTGGACAGGAAGATATGAAGATGCTTGAACATGCCCTCGTCACACCACAGGAGGACGTGCCACTCTATTTCATTGACAGAAATTAg
- the LOC135347096 gene encoding 1,25-dihydroxyvitamin D(3) 24-hydroxylase, mitochondrial-like, which produces MLSFLKQWPMPTTRFAVRCVTTSSHSKQQAATRPQQAKPFNSIPGPKPLPLLGNLLDIVRVRRRGQRFSDFNYEGLEKYGGIMKLLIPGAGTMVVVADPDVLEEVLRAEGKYPKRDVSFGPKMKWFFEQSGKPPGFASQEGEDWKRERVAANKQVLPRNVNSYIEGLNPIYTRFSDHLRKIRSENGLIEDFTPLAKKMTMEATGKFVFGADLDLLVNPKEEDVKFLDNVDRFFEGIGKLINEPALYKIYKNKFYYSFMDAIKGTFSHGSKYATDLREELERGESSEVQGMLEQWLREKKMSTEEAVALSASMLIAGIHTTANQSTFLLFELARNPEVQERLHQEIQSVVGERPPTAQDLEAMPYLRGCIKESFRVRSTVPGFPRVLNEDAIIHGYHVPAGVTLFYSIYTASKSDKIFEEPTKFKPERWMRKDGPQQHPFSLLPFGFGPRQCYGKRFAELEMKLFIVDIARNFILKAGQEDMKMVEHALVTPQEDVPLYFIDRN; this is translated from the exons ATGCTTTCCTTTCTCAAGCAATGGCCCATGCCAACCACCAGGTTtgctgtgaggtgtgtgactACAAGCTCACATTCCAAGCAACAAGCTGCTACAAGACCACAACAAGCCAAACCATTCAACTCAATCCCAGGACCCAAGCCTCTGCCATTACTGGGGAATCTGCTGGATATAGTGAGAGTACGGAGGAGAGGGCAAAGGTTTTCTGATTTTAATTATGAGGGTCTGGAAAAGTATGGAGGAATCATGaagctgcttataccag GTGCTGGTACCATGGTGGTAGTGGCTGATCCTGATGTATTGGAGGAGGTGCTCAGAGCTGAAGGAAAGTACCCGAAGAGGGATGTGTCATTTGGCCCTAAGATGAAATGGTTCTTTGAGCAATCTGGAAAACCACCTGGATTTGCATCTCA GGAGGGAGAAGACTGGAAGAGAGAGCGTGTTGCAGCTAACAAGCAAGTACTGCCCCGGAATGTGAACAGCTACATTGAGGGCCTGAACCCTATCTACACTCGATTCTCTGACCATCTGAGAAAGATAAGAAGTGAAAATGGTTTGATTGAGGATTTCACTCCACTCGCTAAAAAGATGACAATGGAAG ctactggAAAATTTGTGTTTGGTGCTGATCTGGACCTGCTAGTTAATCCAAAGGAGGAAGATGTAAAGTTTCTTGACAATGTCGACCGGTTTTTTGAAGGCATTGGAAAACTGATCAATGAGCCAGCTCTGTACAAGATTTACAAGAACAAATTTTACTACTCATTCATGGATGCGATAAAG GGGACCTTTTCACATGGTAGCAAGTACGCTACCGACTTGCGAGAGGAGCTGGAGAGAGGTGAGAGCAGTGAAGTACAGGGGATGCTGGAGCAATGGCTGAGAGAGAAGAAGATGTCCACTGAAGAAGCTGTGGCACTGTCAGCTTCAATGCTGATTGCTGGTATCCACacg ACCGCTAATCAGTCAACGTTCCTCCTGTTTGAGTTGGCTAGGAACCCTGAGGTCCAGGAGCGGCTCCACCAGGAGATACAGAGTGTGGTGGGGGAGCGACCTCCCACAGCTCAGGACCTAGAGGCAATGCCCTACCTCAGAGGATGCATCAAGGAGAGCTTCAG AGTCAGATCCACAGTACCAGGTTTTCCCCGTGTTCTGAATGAGGATGCCATCATCCATGGTTACCATGTGCCTGCCGGG GTGACTTTGTTCTACTCAATTTACACGGCTTCCAAGAGTGACAAAATATTTGAGGAGCCAACGAAGTTCAAGCCAGAGAGGTGGATGAGAAAGGATGGACCACAGCAGCATCCCTTCTCACTGCTGCCGTTTGGGTTTGGACCTAGACAATGTTATG GAAAAAGGTTTGCAGAACTTGAAATGAAACTCTTCATAGTTGAC ATTGCTCGAAATTTCATACTGAAGGCTGGACAGGAAGATATGAAGATGGTTGAGCATGCCCTCGTCACACCACAGGAGGACGTGCCACTCTATTTCATTGACAGAAATTAg